From the Lathyrus oleraceus cultivar Zhongwan6 chromosome 4, CAAS_Psat_ZW6_1.0, whole genome shotgun sequence genome, one window contains:
- the LOC127138640 gene encoding casein kinase 1-like protein 1 isoform X2, whose amino-acid sequence MERLVGNKFRLGRKIGSGSFGEIYLGTNIQTNEEVAIKLENVKTKHPQLLNESKVYRFLQGGTGIPNVRWFGVEGDYNVLVMDLLGSSLEELFTFCSRKLSLKTVLMLADQMINRVEFIHAKSFLHGDIKPDNFLMGLGKRANKVFSIDFGLAMKYRDISTHRHVPYRENRNLTGTARYASMNTHLGIQQSRRDDLESLGYVLMYFLGGSLPWQGIKAGTKKQKYEKISEKKGSTSIEALCRGYPTEFASYFHYCRALRFDDKPDYTYLKRIFRDLFIRKGFQFDYVFDWTILRYQQSQLATPPACAIVRGTGTSSAMPPAVTIADRHTGAEEGKPPGLVSVDSLRHFTSNCISFVFANSVMASYVIMQLSSANVLGQSSGSSRRVAVSSSRDASVGAESDVRTRTVEAGPGAAHRTFGGQRGSLIGSSDPQRVTRAGRNASQANNYESVFKGMEGLQLENDERTHY is encoded by the exons ATGGAACGTCTTGTTGGAAATAAGTTTCGTCTTGGTAGGAAGATCGGTAGCGGCTCCTTTGGAGAGATCTACTTAG GTACTAATATTCAAACTAATGAAGAAGTAGCAATTAAGCTT GAAAATGTCAAGACTAAGCATCCTCAATTGCTGAATGAGTCCAAGGTGTACAGATTTCTCCAGGGAGGAA CTGGAATTCCAAATGTTAGATGGTTTGGAGTGGAGGGAGATTACAATGTTTTAGTGATGGATCTGCTTGGATCTAGTCTTGAAGAACTTTTTACCTTTTGTAGTAGAAAGTTATCACTAAAGACAGTTCTTATGCTTGCTGATCAAATG ATTAACCGTGTTGAGTTCATTCATGCGAAATCATTTCTACACGGAGATATCAAACCAGATAATTTTCTAATGGGGTTAGGAAAGCGTGCAAACAAG GTTTTTTCTATTGATTTTGGTCTGGCTATGAAATACAGAGATATATCAACCCATCGACACGTTCCTTACAG GGAAAATAGAAATTTGACTGGAACTGCAAGATATGCTAGCATGAATACTCACCTTGGCATTC AACAAAGCCGAAGAGATGATTTAGAGTCTCTTGGTTACGTTTTAATGTACTTCCTGGGAGGAAG TCTTCCTTGGCAGGGAATTAAAGCAGGTACCAAGAAACAGAAGTATGAGAAAATTAGTGAAAAAAAGGGTTCTACATCGATTGAA GCCTTGTGTCGAGGTTATCCAACAGAATTTGCATCATACTTCCATTACTGTCGCGCATTAAGGTTTGATGATAAGCCAGATTACACTTATCTCAAAAGGATATTCCGTGACCTTTTTATTCGTAAAG GATTCCAGTTTGATTACGTGTTTGACTGGACCATCTTGAGGTATCAGCAGTCACAGCTTGCCACACCTCCAGCATGTGCCATC GTTCGTGGTACTGGAACCAGTTCTGCAATGCCACCCGCAGTTACCATTGCTGATAGACATACAG GAGCAGAAGAAGGGAAACCCCCTGGTTTGGTATCTGTGGATTCCTTGAGGC ATTTCACGTCCAACTGCATTAGCTTTGTTTTTGCAAATTCAGTAATGGCCTCATATGTGATCATGCAGCTATCAAGTGCCAATGTCTTGGGTCAGTCAAGTGGATCATCTAGGCGAGTTGCTGTTTCTAGTAGTCGTGATGCATCTGTTGGTGCTGAATCAGATGTCCGTACACGCACTGTCGAGGCTGGCCCTGGAGCAGCACACAGAACTTTTGGTGGGCAAAGAGGTTCATTAATTGGGTCTTCGGATCCTCAGAGAGTAACTCGGGCTGGGAGAAATGCTTCTCAAGCCAATAATTATGAAAGTGTCTTTAAAGGCATGGAGGGTTTGCAGTTAGAAAATGATGAGAGGACCCATTATTAA
- the LOC127138640 gene encoding casein kinase 1-like protein 1 isoform X1, which produces MERLVGNKFRLGRKIGSGSFGEIYLGTNIQTNEEVAIKLENVKTKHPQLLNESKVYRFLQGGTGIPNVRWFGVEGDYNVLVMDLLGSSLEELFTFCSRKLSLKTVLMLADQMINRVEFIHAKSFLHGDIKPDNFLMGLGKRANKVFSIDFGLAMKYRDISTHRHVPYRENRNLTGTARYASMNTHLGIQQSRRDDLESLGYVLMYFLGGSLPWQGIKAGTKKQKYEKISEKKGSTSIEALCRGYPTEFASYFHYCRALRFDDKPDYTYLKRIFRDLFIRKGFQFDYVFDWTILRYQQSQLATPPACAIVRGTGTSSAMPPAVTIADRHTGAEEGKPPGLVSVDSLRRIFETLSSANVLGQSSGSSRRVAVSSSRDASVGAESDVRTRTVEAGPGAAHRTFGGQRGSLIGSSDPQRVTRAGRNASQANNYESVFKGMEGLQLENDERTHY; this is translated from the exons ATGGAACGTCTTGTTGGAAATAAGTTTCGTCTTGGTAGGAAGATCGGTAGCGGCTCCTTTGGAGAGATCTACTTAG GTACTAATATTCAAACTAATGAAGAAGTAGCAATTAAGCTT GAAAATGTCAAGACTAAGCATCCTCAATTGCTGAATGAGTCCAAGGTGTACAGATTTCTCCAGGGAGGAA CTGGAATTCCAAATGTTAGATGGTTTGGAGTGGAGGGAGATTACAATGTTTTAGTGATGGATCTGCTTGGATCTAGTCTTGAAGAACTTTTTACCTTTTGTAGTAGAAAGTTATCACTAAAGACAGTTCTTATGCTTGCTGATCAAATG ATTAACCGTGTTGAGTTCATTCATGCGAAATCATTTCTACACGGAGATATCAAACCAGATAATTTTCTAATGGGGTTAGGAAAGCGTGCAAACAAG GTTTTTTCTATTGATTTTGGTCTGGCTATGAAATACAGAGATATATCAACCCATCGACACGTTCCTTACAG GGAAAATAGAAATTTGACTGGAACTGCAAGATATGCTAGCATGAATACTCACCTTGGCATTC AACAAAGCCGAAGAGATGATTTAGAGTCTCTTGGTTACGTTTTAATGTACTTCCTGGGAGGAAG TCTTCCTTGGCAGGGAATTAAAGCAGGTACCAAGAAACAGAAGTATGAGAAAATTAGTGAAAAAAAGGGTTCTACATCGATTGAA GCCTTGTGTCGAGGTTATCCAACAGAATTTGCATCATACTTCCATTACTGTCGCGCATTAAGGTTTGATGATAAGCCAGATTACACTTATCTCAAAAGGATATTCCGTGACCTTTTTATTCGTAAAG GATTCCAGTTTGATTACGTGTTTGACTGGACCATCTTGAGGTATCAGCAGTCACAGCTTGCCACACCTCCAGCATGTGCCATC GTTCGTGGTACTGGAACCAGTTCTGCAATGCCACCCGCAGTTACCATTGCTGATAGACATACAG GAGCAGAAGAAGGGAAACCCCCTGGTTTGGTATCTGTGGATTCCTTGAGGCGCATTTTCGAAACT CTATCAAGTGCCAATGTCTTGGGTCAGTCAAGTGGATCATCTAGGCGAGTTGCTGTTTCTAGTAGTCGTGATGCATCTGTTGGTGCTGAATCAGATGTCCGTACACGCACTGTCGAGGCTGGCCCTGGAGCAGCACACAGAACTTTTGGTGGGCAAAGAGGTTCATTAATTGGGTCTTCGGATCCTCAGAGAGTAACTCGGGCTGGGAGAAATGCTTCTCAAGCCAATAATTATGAAAGTGTCTTTAAAGGCATGGAGGGTTTGCAGTTAGAAAATGATGAGAGGACCCATTATTAA